The Streptomyces sp. NBC_01197 genome window below encodes:
- a CDS encoding glutamine synthetase family protein, whose protein sequence is MADRTPPLSVEELRVLVEAGEIDTVVLAFTDMQGRLQGKRFAARYFLDTVLEHGTEGCNYLLAVDVDLNTVGGYEMSSWERGYGDFAMHGDAATLRRTPWNPGTALITADLAWHDRSPVVASPRQILRRQLDRLAERGWSAYAGTELEFMLFKDTYEDGWSRGYRQMNPANQYNSDYSVLGTGRVEPLLRRIRNEMGGAGMTVESAKGECNLGQHEIVFVYDEALTTCDQHSIYKTGAKEIAAQEGMSLTFMAKYDEREGNSCHIHLSLQDADGRPVLADDNGPYGMSGVMRHFLAGQAAAMRDFTLFYAPNINSYKRFRDGSFAPTAVTWGPDNRTCALRVIGHGRSHRLENRLPGGDVNPYLAVAAMVAAGLYGVENELELPEACTGNAYNSDAAHVPTTLREAAERWENSPIARAAFGDEVVDHYRHMARVEQDAYDTAVTDWERFRSFERM, encoded by the coding sequence GTGGCTGACCGCACGCCCCCACTCTCGGTCGAGGAGCTCAGAGTCCTCGTTGAAGCCGGAGAGATCGACACTGTCGTCCTCGCCTTCACGGATATGCAAGGCAGGCTCCAGGGCAAGCGGTTCGCCGCCCGCTACTTCCTCGACACCGTCCTCGAACACGGCACGGAGGGCTGCAACTACCTCCTCGCCGTGGACGTGGACCTGAACACCGTCGGGGGCTACGAAATGTCCTCCTGGGAACGCGGTTACGGCGATTTCGCCATGCACGGCGACGCCGCCACCCTGCGCCGCACCCCCTGGAACCCGGGCACCGCACTGATCACCGCCGACCTGGCCTGGCACGACCGCTCACCGGTCGTCGCCTCCCCCCGGCAGATCCTGCGCCGCCAGCTCGACCGGCTCGCCGAGCGAGGCTGGAGCGCGTACGCCGGCACCGAGTTGGAATTCATGCTCTTCAAGGACACCTACGAAGACGGCTGGTCACGCGGCTACCGTCAGATGAATCCGGCCAACCAGTACAACTCCGACTACTCGGTGCTCGGCACCGGCCGCGTCGAACCACTGCTGCGCCGCATCCGCAACGAAATGGGCGGGGCCGGTATGACGGTCGAGTCGGCCAAGGGCGAGTGCAACCTCGGCCAGCACGAGATCGTGTTCGTCTACGACGAGGCGCTCACCACGTGCGACCAGCACAGCATCTACAAGACCGGCGCCAAGGAGATCGCGGCGCAGGAGGGCATGTCGCTCACCTTCATGGCGAAGTACGACGAGCGGGAGGGCAACTCCTGCCATATCCACCTCTCGTTGCAGGACGCGGACGGCCGGCCCGTACTGGCCGATGACAACGGCCCGTACGGCATGTCGGGGGTCATGCGGCACTTCCTCGCGGGCCAGGCCGCCGCCATGCGGGACTTCACCCTCTTCTACGCCCCGAACATCAACTCCTACAAGCGCTTCCGCGACGGCTCCTTCGCGCCCACCGCCGTCACCTGGGGCCCGGACAACCGGACCTGCGCACTGCGGGTGATCGGCCACGGCCGCTCGCACCGCCTGGAGAACCGCCTGCCCGGCGGCGATGTGAACCCCTACCTGGCGGTCGCCGCGATGGTCGCAGCCGGCCTGTACGGCGTGGAGAACGAGCTGGAACTCCCCGAGGCGTGTACCGGCAACGCCTACAACAGCGACGCCGCGCATGTGCCCACCACGCTCCGCGAGGCCGCCGAGCGCTGGGAGAACAGCCCCATCGCCCGGGCAGCCTTCGGCGACGAGGTCGTCGACCACTACCGCCACATGGCCCGCGTCGAACAGGACGCCTACGACACGGCCGTCACCGACTGGGAACGCTTCCGCTCCTTCGAGCGCATGTGA
- a CDS encoding aldehyde dehydrogenase family protein, with the protein MHELDIINPATEELVATVPTTSPAEVDAAVRRAAAAQLKWAALAPADRARILRRFADVVDTHRGSLAQLEMREAGHPLGNAEWEAGNVRDLLHYAAGGVERLNGAQIPVAGGLNVTFQEPLGVVAVIAPWNFPMPIAAWGTAPALAAGNAVLLKPAETTPLTALRLAQYALDAGLPEGLFQVLPGEGPVTGAALVDHPAVAKVVFTGSTATGRRIAARCAEQTKRLTLELGGKSPNIVFADADIEAAAAATPGSFLDNTGQDCCARSRILVQRSVHDRYMELLEPAVRAFVAGDPADPATRMGPLISHAQRERVRSYVPEEAPAAIRGEAPTGKGFWYPATVLEGRPGDRTAVEEIFGPVAVVLPFDDEADAVRIANATAYGLSGSLWTRDVGRALRVSRAVAAGNLSVNSHSSVRYSTPFGGFKQSGLGRELGPDALSAFTETKNVFIASEEY; encoded by the coding sequence GTGCACGAGCTGGACATCATCAATCCGGCGACCGAGGAACTGGTGGCCACCGTCCCCACCACGTCCCCCGCCGAGGTCGACGCCGCGGTACGCCGGGCCGCCGCGGCCCAGCTGAAGTGGGCGGCCCTGGCACCCGCCGACCGGGCCCGCATCCTGCGCAGGTTCGCCGACGTAGTGGACACCCACCGCGGGTCGCTCGCCCAACTGGAGATGCGAGAAGCAGGCCACCCGCTGGGCAACGCCGAGTGGGAAGCGGGCAACGTCCGCGATCTGCTGCACTACGCCGCCGGCGGAGTGGAACGCCTCAACGGCGCCCAGATCCCGGTCGCCGGCGGGCTGAACGTCACCTTCCAGGAACCGCTCGGCGTCGTCGCCGTGATCGCCCCCTGGAACTTCCCGATGCCGATCGCCGCCTGGGGCACCGCCCCCGCGCTCGCGGCCGGCAACGCGGTCCTCCTCAAACCGGCCGAGACCACCCCCCTCACCGCGCTCCGGCTCGCGCAGTACGCGCTGGACGCGGGACTTCCCGAGGGCCTCTTCCAGGTCCTGCCGGGTGAGGGTCCGGTCACCGGCGCCGCCCTCGTCGACCACCCCGCCGTCGCCAAGGTCGTCTTCACCGGCTCCACCGCCACGGGCCGGCGGATCGCGGCACGCTGCGCGGAGCAGACCAAGCGGCTCACCCTGGAACTCGGCGGCAAGAGCCCCAACATCGTCTTCGCCGACGCCGACATCGAGGCCGCCGCTGCCGCCACTCCCGGATCCTTCCTCGACAACACCGGCCAGGACTGCTGCGCCCGCAGCCGCATCCTCGTCCAGCGCTCGGTCCACGACCGCTACATGGAGCTGCTGGAGCCCGCGGTCCGGGCGTTCGTGGCCGGCGACCCCGCCGACCCCGCCACCCGGATGGGCCCGCTGATCTCCCACGCCCAGCGCGAACGGGTGCGGTCCTACGTGCCCGAGGAGGCACCGGCCGCCATCCGTGGCGAGGCCCCCACGGGCAAGGGCTTCTGGTACCCGGCCACCGTCCTGGAAGGGCGGCCCGGTGACCGTACGGCCGTCGAGGAGATCTTCGGCCCGGTCGCCGTCGTCCTCCCCTTCGACGACGAGGCCGACGCGGTCCGGATCGCCAACGCCACCGCATACGGGCTCTCCGGCTCCCTGTGGACGCGCGACGTCGGCCGGGCGCTGCGGGTCTCGCGGGCTGTCGCGGCCGGCAACCTCTCCGTCAACTCCCACAGCAGCGTGCGCTATTCGACCCCGTTCGGCGGGTTCAAACAGTCCGGACTCGGCCGTGAGCTGGGACCGGACGCGCTGTCCGCCTTCACCGAGACCAAGAACGTCTTCATCGCCTCCGAGGAGTACTGA
- a CDS encoding 3-oxoacyl-ACP reductase: MTDQTSVCRRLVGRTAVITGAGSGIGLASARRLASEGANVVCADIDDKAGKAAAQEVGGLFVQVDVVDSDQVEALYRTAYDTYGSVDIAFNNAGISPPDDNSILTTELDAWRRVQETNLTSVYLCCKHALPYMRDQRRGSIINTASFVAVMGAATSQISYSASKGGVLSMSRELGVQFAREGIRVNALCPGPVNTPLLRKLFADDPALAERRLVHVPVGRFAEPEEIASAVAFLASDDSSFVNAAEFLVDGGIAGAYVTPV; this comes from the coding sequence GTGACCGACCAGACCTCCGTGTGCCGCCGGCTGGTGGGCCGCACCGCAGTGATCACCGGGGCCGGCAGCGGCATCGGGCTGGCCAGCGCCCGCCGGCTGGCCTCCGAGGGTGCCAACGTCGTCTGCGCCGACATCGACGACAAGGCGGGCAAGGCCGCCGCCCAGGAGGTCGGCGGCCTCTTCGTCCAGGTGGACGTGGTCGACTCCGACCAGGTCGAGGCGCTCTACAGGACCGCCTACGACACCTACGGCTCGGTCGACATCGCCTTCAACAACGCGGGCATCTCCCCACCCGACGACAACTCGATCCTGACCACGGAACTGGATGCCTGGAGGCGCGTACAGGAGACCAACCTCACCTCGGTCTACCTCTGCTGCAAGCACGCCCTGCCCTATATGCGGGACCAGCGCCGCGGCTCCATCATCAACACCGCGTCCTTCGTGGCCGTGATGGGCGCCGCCACCTCCCAGATCAGCTACTCCGCCTCCAAGGGCGGTGTGCTGTCCATGTCCCGCGAACTGGGCGTCCAGTTCGCCCGCGAGGGCATCCGGGTCAACGCCCTCTGCCCGGGGCCGGTCAACACCCCGCTCCTGAGGAAGCTGTTCGCCGACGACCCGGCGCTTGCGGAGCGCCGCCTGGTGCACGTCCCCGTCGGCCGGTTCGCCGAGCCCGAGGAGATCGCGTCCGCCGTCGCGTTCCTCGCCAGCGACGACTCCTCGTTCGTCAACGCTGCCGAGTTCCTGGTCGACGGCGGGATCGCGGGCGCGTACGTCACGCCCGTCTGA
- a CDS encoding 3-hydroxyacyl-CoA dehydrogenase family protein, which produces MDMPLHTIAVVGLGTMGTGIAEVLARGGREVIGIDVSADAAARAVAALESSTARAVRRERLTDQERLDVLARFRTFSDLQAAADADLVIEVVPESYETKQQVFRALDEIVRPTAVLATGTNALSVTRLAADTSHPERVLGLHFFNPAPAMKLVEVVSSVLTAPSAVDAVTELARDLGKEPVAVGDRPGFVADGLLFGYLNQAAAMYEAKYASREDIDAAMRLGCGLPMGPLALLDLIGIDTARTVLEAMYSASRDRLHAPAPILKQLSNAGLTGRKSGRGFYTYEEPGSADVVRDALTPLDGAQPVAARPVTSVGVAGSGTMASGIAEVFAKAGYDVVLAARSPEKAEAAKARVAKSLARSVDKGRMTAAARDETLARIAPAGSLDAFADVDLAVEAVAEDLEVKQQLFETLDKVCKQGAVLATTTSSLPVIACARATSRPQDVVGMHFFNPAPAMKLVEVVRTVLTADDIHATAREVCTKVRKHPVDCGDRAGFIVNALLFPYLNNAVKMVQEHYATLDDIDAAMKLGGGYPMGPFELLDVVGLDVSLAIERVLHREFRDPGLAPAPLLEHLVAAGCLGRKTGRGFREYARR; this is translated from the coding sequence ATGGACATGCCTCTGCACACCATCGCCGTGGTCGGCCTCGGCACCATGGGCACCGGCATCGCCGAGGTCCTGGCTCGCGGCGGCCGCGAGGTCATCGGAATCGACGTCAGTGCAGACGCGGCGGCGCGCGCCGTGGCGGCGCTGGAATCCTCCACCGCCCGAGCCGTGCGGCGGGAGCGCCTCACGGATCAGGAGCGGCTGGACGTGCTCGCGCGGTTCCGCACCTTCTCCGACCTCCAGGCCGCGGCCGACGCCGACCTGGTGATCGAGGTCGTACCGGAGTCGTACGAGACGAAGCAGCAGGTCTTCCGGGCCCTGGACGAGATCGTGCGCCCCACCGCGGTCCTGGCCACCGGCACCAACGCCCTGTCCGTGACCCGGCTCGCCGCCGACACCTCGCACCCCGAGCGCGTCCTGGGCCTGCACTTCTTCAACCCGGCCCCGGCGATGAAGCTGGTCGAGGTGGTCTCGTCGGTGCTGACCGCTCCTTCGGCCGTCGACGCCGTCACCGAACTCGCCCGCGACCTGGGCAAGGAGCCGGTCGCGGTCGGCGACCGCCCCGGTTTCGTCGCCGACGGGCTGCTGTTCGGCTATCTCAACCAGGCGGCGGCGATGTACGAGGCCAAGTACGCGTCCCGCGAGGACATCGACGCGGCGATGCGGCTCGGCTGCGGGCTGCCGATGGGCCCGCTCGCGCTGCTCGACCTGATCGGCATCGACACCGCGCGTACCGTCCTGGAGGCGATGTACTCCGCGTCCAGGGACCGGCTGCACGCCCCCGCACCGATCCTCAAGCAGCTCAGCAACGCCGGGCTGACCGGGCGCAAGTCGGGCCGCGGCTTCTACACGTACGAGGAGCCGGGCAGCGCCGACGTGGTGCGGGACGCCCTCACCCCGCTCGACGGTGCACAGCCCGTCGCGGCCCGGCCCGTCACGTCGGTGGGCGTCGCGGGCTCGGGGACGATGGCCTCCGGCATCGCCGAGGTCTTCGCCAAGGCCGGTTACGACGTGGTGCTCGCCGCCCGCAGCCCGGAGAAGGCCGAGGCCGCGAAGGCCCGGGTCGCCAAATCGCTTGCGCGCTCCGTCGACAAGGGGCGGATGACCGCGGCGGCCCGGGACGAGACGCTGGCCAGGATCGCCCCCGCCGGCTCGCTCGACGCGTTCGCCGACGTGGATCTGGCCGTCGAGGCGGTGGCCGAGGACCTGGAGGTCAAGCAGCAGCTCTTCGAGACGCTCGACAAGGTCTGCAAGCAGGGCGCGGTGCTCGCCACCACCACCTCTTCGCTCCCGGTCATCGCGTGCGCCCGCGCCACCTCGCGCCCGCAGGACGTCGTCGGGATGCACTTCTTCAACCCGGCCCCGGCGATGAAGCTGGTCGAGGTGGTCCGTACCGTCCTCACCGCCGACGACATCCACGCCACCGCCCGTGAGGTATGCACGAAGGTGCGCAAGCACCCGGTGGACTGCGGTGACCGCGCCGGTTTCATCGTGAACGCGCTGCTGTTCCCGTACCTCAACAACGCGGTCAAGATGGTCCAGGAGCACTACGCGACGCTCGACGACATCGACGCGGCGATGAAGCTGGGCGGCGGCTACCCGATGGGCCCCTTCGAGCTCCTGGACGTGGTCGGCCTGGATGTCTCGCTCGCCATCGAGCGGGTGCTGCACCGCGAGTTCCGCGACCCGGGTCTCGCCCCGGCGCCGCTGCTGGAGCACCTGGTGGCGGCGGGCTGCCTCGGCCGCAAGACCGGGCGCGGTTTCCGTGAGTATGCCCGTCGCTGA
- a CDS encoding TetR family transcriptional regulator, whose translation MPELTGPVRRPVRKNASSDAPESAAGSRAAAQRLKMRRELASAAMELFAAKGYEATTVDEIAAQAGVARRTFFRHFRSKEEAIFPDHDDTLVRAEAVLNAAPPHEHPLDTVCRGIKEVMRMYAASPVVSVARYKLTREVPTLREAEIASVARYERLFTRYLLGHFDEHEQHDGNDDPLLAEVAASAVVTAHNHVLRRWLRAGGQGDVEARLDHAFAIVRDTFGTGIGAGRTAERTPAATVRSSGEVLVTVARTDAPLDEVMRTIEQALRKR comes from the coding sequence ATGCCCGAGCTCACCGGCCCCGTCCGACGGCCTGTCCGCAAGAACGCGTCGTCAGACGCCCCTGAGAGTGCCGCAGGCAGCCGCGCGGCCGCCCAGCGCCTCAAAATGCGCCGCGAACTGGCTTCGGCGGCCATGGAGCTCTTCGCGGCCAAGGGGTACGAGGCGACGACCGTCGACGAGATCGCGGCGCAGGCCGGGGTCGCACGCCGGACCTTCTTCCGGCACTTCCGCTCCAAGGAAGAGGCGATCTTCCCGGACCACGACGACACGCTGGTGCGGGCCGAGGCGGTGCTGAACGCGGCGCCGCCGCACGAGCATCCGCTCGATACCGTGTGCCGGGGCATCAAGGAGGTCATGCGGATGTACGCGGCGTCGCCTGTGGTCTCGGTGGCGCGGTACAAGCTGACCCGTGAGGTGCCGACGCTGCGGGAGGCGGAGATCGCCTCGGTGGCCCGCTACGAGCGGCTGTTCACCCGTTATCTGCTGGGCCACTTCGACGAGCATGAGCAGCACGACGGCAACGACGATCCGCTGCTGGCCGAGGTGGCGGCGTCCGCCGTGGTCACCGCGCACAACCATGTGCTGCGCCGCTGGCTGCGGGCCGGCGGCCAGGGCGACGTGGAGGCCCGGCTCGACCACGCCTTCGCCATCGTCCGGGACACCTTCGGCACCGGGATAGGCGCCGGCCGCACCGCCGAGCGCACCCCGGCCGCGACCGTGCGGAGCAGTGGTGAGGTTCTGGTGACGGTGGCGCGTACCGATGCCCCGCTCGACGAGGTCATGCGCACCATCGAGCAGGCGCTGAGGAAGCGCTGA
- the ccrA gene encoding crotonyl-CoA carboxylase/reductase, whose protein sequence is MKEILDAIQSRTDTAGGSTAATAADFAALALPESYRAVTVHKDEAQMFAGLESRDKDPRKSLHVEDVPVPELGPGEALVAVMASSVNYNSVWTSIFEPVSTFSFLERYGRLSELTKRHDLPYHVIGSDLAGVVLRTGPGVNAWQPGDEVVAHCLSVELESSDGHNDTMLDPEQRIWGFETNFGGLAEIALVKSNQLMPKPGHLSWEEAAAPGLVNSTAYRQLVSRNGAGMKQGDNVLIWGASGGLGSYATQFALAGGANPVCVVSSDQKADICRRMGAEAIIDRSAEDYRFWKDEHHQDPREWKRFGKRIRELTGGEDVDIVFEHPGRETFGASVYVTRKGGTIVTCASTSGYTHEYDNRYLWMSLKRIVGSHFANYREAWEANRLIAKGKIHPTLSKVYSLDDTGQAAYDVHRNLHQGKVGVLALAPAEGLGVRDPELREKHVDAINLFRSDPAEQTAAGRNV, encoded by the coding sequence GTGAAGGAAATCCTGGACGCGATCCAGTCGCGGACCGACACAGCAGGCGGCTCCACCGCTGCCACGGCGGCCGACTTCGCCGCCCTGGCACTCCCCGAGTCGTACCGCGCGGTGACCGTGCACAAGGACGAGGCCCAGATGTTCGCCGGCCTCGAAAGCCGCGACAAGGACCCGCGTAAGTCCCTGCACGTCGAGGACGTGCCGGTGCCCGAACTCGGTCCCGGCGAGGCCCTGGTGGCCGTCATGGCCAGCTCGGTGAATTACAACTCCGTCTGGACCTCGATCTTCGAGCCCGTCTCGACGTTCTCCTTCCTGGAGCGTTACGGAAGGCTCAGCGAGCTCACCAAGCGCCACGACCTGCCGTACCACGTCATCGGCTCCGACCTGGCGGGCGTCGTGCTGCGGACCGGCCCCGGCGTCAACGCCTGGCAGCCGGGCGACGAAGTCGTCGCGCACTGCCTGTCGGTGGAGCTGGAGAGCTCCGACGGCCACAACGACACGATGCTCGACCCCGAGCAGCGCATCTGGGGCTTCGAGACCAACTTCGGCGGCCTGGCGGAGATCGCCCTCGTCAAGTCCAACCAGCTGATGCCCAAGCCCGGCCACCTCAGCTGGGAGGAGGCCGCCGCCCCCGGACTGGTCAACTCCACCGCGTACCGCCAGCTGGTCTCCCGCAACGGCGCCGGGATGAAGCAGGGCGACAACGTGCTGATCTGGGGTGCCAGCGGCGGCCTCGGCAGCTATGCCACCCAGTTCGCGCTGGCCGGCGGCGCCAACCCGGTCTGTGTCGTCTCCAGCGACCAGAAGGCGGACATCTGCCGCCGGATGGGCGCCGAGGCGATCATCGACCGCAGCGCCGAGGACTACAGGTTCTGGAAGGACGAGCACCACCAGGACCCGCGCGAGTGGAAGCGGTTCGGCAAGCGCATCCGCGAACTGACCGGCGGCGAGGACGTGGACATCGTCTTCGAGCACCCGGGCCGCGAGACCTTCGGCGCCTCGGTGTACGTGACACGCAAGGGCGGCACGATCGTCACCTGCGCCTCGACCTCCGGGTACACCCACGAGTACGACAACCGCTATCTCTGGATGTCGCTGAAGAGGATCGTGGGCTCCCACTTCGCCAACTACCGCGAGGCCTGGGAGGCCAACCGGCTGATCGCCAAGGGCAAGATCCACCCCACCCTGTCGAAGGTGTACTCGCTCGACGACACCGGGCAGGCCGCGTACGACGTGCACCGCAACCTGCACCAGGGCAAGGTCGGCGTCCTGGCCCTGGCACCCGCCGAGGGGCTCGGTGTGCGCGACCCGGAGCTGCGCGAGAAGCACGTCGACGCCATCAACCTGTTCCGCAGCGACCCGGCAGAGCAGACCGCCGCCGGCCGGAACGTCTGA
- a CDS encoding protein meaA, producing MTERHKDRPWLMRTYAGHSTAEASNELYRRNLAKGQTGLSVAFDLPTQTGYDPDHILARGEVGRVGVPVSHLGDMRRLFQDIPLEQMNTSMTINATAMWLLALYQVVAEEQGADPGRLQGTTQNDIVKEYLSRGTHVFPPGPSLRLTTDMITYTVAHIPKWNPINICSYHLQEAGATPVQEIAYAMSTAIAVLDAVRDSGQVPPERFDAVVARISFFVNAGVRFIEEMCKMRAFGRIWDRLTRERYGITDARKRRFRYGVQVNSLGLTEAQPENNVQRIVLEMLAVTLSKDARARAVQLPAWNEALGLPRPWDQQWSLRIQQVLAQESDLLEYEDIFDGSHVIEAKVEELVEESLAEIERIQQMGGAMAAVESGYLKSELVSSHAGRRARIEGGEEKIVGVNCYESTEPNPLTADLDTAIMTVDPENEARVVAALHTWRDNRDESAAQESLAVLKATAAGDGNLFGATVACARAGVTTGEWSWALRDVFGEFRAPTGVGGAPVAVTAEEGTPLAAVRAAVTRTAQDLGSGRLRLLVGKPGLDGHSNGAEQIAVRARDAGFEVVYQGIRLTPEQIVAAALAEDVHCVGLSILSGSHAELVPDVLERLREAGASDIPVIVGGIIPNADGTALKEAGVAAVFTPKDFGITEIIGRIVEVIRKANKLDPLEVPA from the coding sequence ATGACTGAACGTCACAAGGACCGCCCCTGGCTCATGCGGACCTACGCCGGCCACTCGACGGCCGAAGCGTCCAACGAGCTCTACCGGCGCAACCTCGCCAAGGGCCAGACGGGTCTGTCCGTCGCCTTCGACCTGCCCACGCAGACCGGCTACGACCCGGACCACATCCTGGCCCGCGGCGAGGTCGGCCGGGTCGGGGTGCCCGTTTCCCATCTCGGCGACATGCGGCGGCTGTTCCAGGACATCCCGCTGGAGCAGATGAACACGTCGATGACCATCAACGCCACGGCCATGTGGCTGCTGGCGCTGTACCAGGTGGTCGCCGAGGAGCAGGGCGCGGACCCGGGCCGGCTCCAGGGGACGACGCAGAACGACATCGTCAAGGAGTACCTGTCGCGCGGGACCCACGTGTTCCCGCCGGGGCCGAGCCTGCGCCTCACCACCGACATGATCACGTACACGGTGGCCCACATCCCCAAGTGGAACCCGATCAACATCTGCAGCTACCACCTGCAGGAGGCCGGCGCCACCCCCGTCCAGGAGATCGCGTACGCCATGTCCACCGCGATCGCGGTCCTGGACGCCGTACGCGACTCGGGGCAGGTACCGCCCGAGCGGTTCGACGCGGTCGTCGCACGGATCTCGTTCTTCGTGAACGCGGGCGTCCGCTTCATCGAGGAGATGTGCAAGATGCGCGCCTTCGGCCGCATCTGGGACCGGCTGACGCGGGAGAGGTACGGGATCACGGACGCCAGGAAGCGCCGCTTCCGCTACGGCGTCCAGGTCAACTCGCTGGGGCTCACCGAGGCACAGCCGGAGAACAACGTCCAGCGCATCGTCCTGGAGATGCTGGCGGTCACCCTCTCCAAGGACGCACGGGCCCGCGCCGTGCAGCTGCCCGCCTGGAACGAGGCGCTGGGGCTGCCCAGGCCCTGGGACCAGCAGTGGTCGCTGCGGATACAGCAGGTACTCGCCCAGGAGAGCGATCTGCTGGAGTACGAGGACATCTTCGACGGCTCCCATGTCATCGAGGCCAAGGTCGAGGAGCTCGTCGAGGAGTCGCTCGCGGAGATCGAGCGCATCCAGCAGATGGGCGGCGCGATGGCGGCCGTCGAGTCCGGCTACCTCAAGTCGGAGCTGGTCTCCTCGCACGCCGGGCGGCGGGCCAGGATCGAGGGCGGCGAGGAGAAGATCGTCGGCGTCAACTGCTACGAGTCGACCGAGCCCAACCCGCTCACCGCCGACCTGGACACGGCGATCATGACGGTCGACCCGGAGAACGAGGCGCGGGTCGTGGCCGCCTTGCACACCTGGCGCGACAACCGTGACGAGAGCGCGGCCCAGGAGTCGCTCGCGGTCCTCAAGGCGACAGCGGCCGGTGACGGCAACCTCTTCGGGGCGACGGTGGCGTGCGCCCGCGCGGGTGTCACCACGGGCGAGTGGTCCTGGGCCCTGCGCGACGTGTTCGGCGAGTTCCGGGCGCCCACGGGGGTGGGCGGCGCGCCGGTCGCGGTGACCGCGGAGGAGGGTACCCCGCTCGCCGCCGTACGCGCCGCCGTGACCCGTACGGCCCAGGACCTCGGCAGCGGGCGGCTACGGCTGCTGGTCGGCAAACCGGGCCTCGACGGGCACTCGAACGGGGCCGAGCAGATCGCCGTACGGGCCCGTGACGCCGGGTTCGAAGTGGTCTACCAGGGGATCAGACTGACCCCCGAGCAGATCGTCGCGGCGGCCCTGGCCGAGGACGTGCACTGCGTGGGCCTGTCGATCCTGTCGGGCTCGCACGCCGAACTGGTCCCGGACGTACTGGAGCGGCTGCGCGAGGCGGGCGCGTCCGACATCCCCGTGATCGTCGGCGGGATCATCCCCAACGCCGATGGCACGGCGCTCAAGGAGGCCGGCGTCGCCGCCGTATTCACCCCGAAGGACTTCGGGATCACCGAGATCATCGGACGTATCGTCGAAGTGATCCGGAAAGCGAACAAGCTCGACCCTCTGGAGGTCCCCGCATGA